A region of Antedon mediterranea chromosome 8, ecAntMedi1.1, whole genome shotgun sequence DNA encodes the following proteins:
- the LOC140057079 gene encoding glyoxylate/hydroxypyruvate reductase B-like: MMSLKKTVLVGRLMKRYMTTISSLEAEFTVIHEDELCGNTEKYANDIEGIILCPIDVFTLPKLVDMHSLPKLKIISVRGAGVDGLDVVAFRKRNVRIAAIPKVTAEPTADFAFVLMLATARKLSEAVTASKERLTIYDSAYFNLIGRNITGATIGILGMGNIGYCIAKRAMGFNMKILYHNRTRRSQLDEERVDAEYCETLEELLKQVDFLVIAVPLTTETNKLIGQKELAFMKPTSILINIGRGSVVDTDDLVDALQNGTISAAGLDVTEPEPLPKGHPLLQMQNVIITPHCATATMECIEEMSQQAVQNLKSGLSGGVINIEL, from the exons ATGA tGTCACTCAAAAAAACTGTGCTAGTTGGTAGACTAATGAAGAGATACATGACCACAATATCGAGCCTCGAAGCTGAATTTACGGTAATCCATGAAGATGAATTGTGTGGAAATACGGAAAAATACGCCAACGACATTGAAGGAATTATTCTTTGTCCTATTGATGTTTTTACTCTACCAAAATTAGTCGACATGCATTCGCTtccaaaattgaaaattattagcGTTCGTGGCGCTGGAGTAGATGGTCTGGATGTTGTGGCGTTCCGTAAGCGGAATGTTCGTATAGCGGCGATTCCAAAAGTCACTGCTGAACCGACTGCCGATTTTGCATTCGTTCTGATGCTTGCTACGGCCAGAAAACTTTCTGAAG CCGTGACAGCTTCAAAAGAACGTTTAACAATTTACGACTCGGCTTACTTCAATTTAATTGGACGAAACATTACTGGAGCGACAATTGGTATCCTTGGTATGGGTAACATAGGGTATTGTATTGCAAAACGAGCAATGGGatttaatatgaaaatattgtacCATAATAGAACAAGAAG ATCGCAATTAGACGAGGAACGCGTTGATGCTGAATACTGCGAAACATTAGAAGAACTGCTAAAACAGGTAGATTTTCTCGTCATTGCTGTGCCACTAACAACAGAAACCAACAAGCTAATTGGCCAAAAAGAATTAGCATTCATGAAGCCTACATCAATACTAATAAACATTGGAAGAG GGAGCGTGGTTGACACTGATGATTTAGTTGATGCATTGCAGAACGGGACAATCTCTGCTGCTGGTCTCGACGTCACAGAACCTGAGCCTTTACCAAAAGGTCATCCACTTCTTCAAATGCAGAACGTTATAATAACACCTCACTGTGCAACGGCAACGATGGAATGCATTGAAGAAATGAGTCAACAAGCTGTTCAAAATCTAAAATCGGGTCTTTCAGGAGGAGTCATAAACATTGAACTTTGA